ATGGGTACTCCGTTCTGCATGGCGAGGTCCATGACCTTGCAGATCTTCCTGGCGTGCATCTCGCCCAGGGAACCTCCCATGACGGTGAAGTCCTGGCTGTAGACGTAAACCAGTCGCCCGTCGACGGTGCCGTAACCGGTGACCACGCCATCGCCCGGGAAGGCTTTTTTGCCCATCCCGAAGTGTATGCACCGGTGCTCGACAAGGGCATCGAGTTCGACGAAGCTTCCTTCGTCGAGAAGCTTGTCTATCCTCTCCCTCGCCGTCAACTTGCCCTTTTCGTGCTGCCTCGCGATGGCCTTTTCGCCGCCGCCCGCCTCGGCTTCCTCACGGAGCCTGACCAAGGCCTCGCAAAGCTCTCCAATCGTCCTCTCAGACATCTCTTTTCCTCCCTTTTACGTATTCCCGGTCATTGGCCACGATCCAAAGCCGGACGTTCGCTGAGCTCCAGCAGGACACCCCCCGCCGTCTTGGGGTGTACAAAGGCTATCCTTGCGCCCCCCGCCCCGTATCTCGG
Above is a genomic segment from Thermovirga sp. containing:
- a CDS encoding methylmalonyl-CoA carboxyltransferase, whose amino-acid sequence is MSERTIGELCEALVRLREEAEAGGGEKAIARQHEKGKLTARERIDKLLDEGSFVELDALVEHRCIHFGMGKKAFPGDGVVTGYGTVDGRLVYVYSQDFTVMGGSLGEMHARKICKVMDLAMQNGVPILGLNDSGGARIQEAVDSLSGYGNIFYRNTIASGVVPQ